Proteins from one Pontibacter korlensis genomic window:
- a CDS encoding putative porin, whose protein sequence is MKRRLSAFILLVLCLLLVKTVAVAQIIDDSTKAIYGPKTVLLLYEQDVLEGRYAGKPIDTTLNNLHNERYWFNDTTFYQHLGNVGVAATPLFFQLPDKIGVRLGKNIFDRYAYNPQGMNYYDTRSPYTHLYYVQGGLGEQVFEALHTRNINPRWNIGAAYQVLSANHQFGPGAQRPSRARGMLDNQAIKVFSHYRSENERYDLFFNFTTMKVEQIETGGIDISSGDTSVLELYEEAPVYLSQASNEEARNNFHLTHVYRLAKENLKIYHTFDFYRQRNEYLDDAIPAALVDTVALNNAIRGRSYVYPRFIFSTGRTNEATAYKEIENTFGLRGNNQLSSYNAYVKLRNANIAYSAIDSIGTAANIADSVLAAGNVFQDTTRSGNFNQVFIGGDIRLFYKDLVELTGSAEYQLAGDYRIKGTARLGGAYATLQRVHYSPSRVESVMLSNHFDWNEPFKNIAVNRIGAGLHQKLGKRQHVKLDGHLTDVERWVYFDKDAVPVQASGNQRFWGASLAHKIFFGPVHFDNFVAYNNTDEANNIRLPEWLLESKAYIEGPLFKNALFLQFGVQGTYASEYYAYGYMPVTQQFFVQDEFATQGYPVLDVFLNANIKTVNVFLKMSHINYELSEPVYFVTPYYPGMRRSFVFGLTWRFFD, encoded by the coding sequence GTGAAAAGAAGACTATCCGCCTTTATACTTCTAGTGCTGTGCTTACTGCTGGTAAAGACAGTTGCTGTTGCCCAGATTATAGATGACTCTACAAAGGCCATCTATGGGCCTAAAACAGTACTGCTACTGTATGAGCAGGATGTACTGGAAGGCCGCTATGCCGGTAAGCCGATCGATACAACACTCAATAACCTGCATAACGAGCGCTATTGGTTTAACGACACCACATTTTACCAACACTTGGGTAATGTTGGCGTGGCCGCCACACCTTTGTTTTTTCAACTACCGGACAAGATAGGTGTAAGGTTAGGCAAGAATATCTTTGACAGGTATGCTTATAATCCTCAAGGGATGAATTACTACGATACCCGCTCACCTTACACGCATCTGTACTATGTACAGGGTGGCCTTGGGGAGCAGGTATTTGAGGCATTACACACACGTAACATCAATCCGCGCTGGAACATTGGAGCAGCCTATCAGGTACTTTCTGCCAACCATCAGTTTGGCCCTGGCGCACAGCGTCCCTCCAGAGCAAGAGGCATGCTCGACAACCAGGCTATAAAGGTGTTTTCTCATTACCGTTCCGAAAACGAGCGCTATGATCTGTTCTTCAACTTTACAACTATGAAGGTAGAGCAGATAGAAACAGGTGGTATTGATATTTCAAGCGGAGATACTTCTGTTTTAGAGCTATACGAAGAGGCGCCTGTTTACCTGAGCCAGGCCTCCAACGAGGAAGCCAGAAATAACTTTCACTTGACACACGTCTACCGGCTGGCCAAGGAAAACCTGAAAATATACCATACTTTTGATTTCTACCGCCAGCGTAATGAGTATTTGGATGATGCTATTCCTGCTGCTTTAGTTGATACAGTTGCGCTAAATAATGCTATCCGAGGTAGGTCCTACGTGTATCCAAGGTTTATATTTAGTACGGGTAGAACCAATGAGGCCACTGCATATAAGGAGATAGAGAACACCTTTGGTTTAAGGGGTAATAACCAGCTTTCTTCTTACAATGCTTATGTTAAACTCCGAAATGCTAATATAGCTTATAGTGCCATAGACTCTATAGGCACTGCGGCTAATATTGCGGATAGTGTGCTGGCTGCAGGTAATGTTTTCCAGGACACAACTAGAAGCGGAAATTTTAACCAAGTATTTATTGGCGGTGATATTAGGTTATTTTACAAAGACCTGGTAGAGCTGACAGGTAGTGCCGAATACCAACTGGCAGGCGACTATCGCATAAAGGGTACTGCTCGATTAGGAGGTGCTTATGCTACATTACAGCGTGTACATTATTCTCCGTCACGGGTAGAATCAGTTATGTTGAGCAACCACTTTGATTGGAACGAACCTTTTAAAAATATAGCAGTGAACAGAATAGGGGCTGGTCTGCACCAGAAGCTAGGCAAACGCCAGCATGTAAAGCTGGATGGCCACTTAACTGATGTGGAGCGCTGGGTATACTTTGATAAAGATGCTGTACCGGTGCAGGCAAGTGGTAACCAGCGTTTCTGGGGTGCTAGCCTGGCACATAAGATATTCTTCGGCCCTGTGCACTTCGATAACTTTGTAGCTTACAACAACACCGACGAAGCCAACAACATCCGCCTGCCTGAGTGGCTGCTGGAGTCTAAGGCTTACATAGAAGGGCCCCTGTTTAAGAATGCGCTGTTTCTGCAGTTTGGGGTACAAGGGACATATGCAAGTGAGTACTACGCCTATGGGTATATGCCTGTAACGCAGCAGTTTTTTGTGCAGGATGAGTTCGCTACACAAGGCTATCCAGTGCTGGATGTATTCCTGAATGCCAACATCAAAACAGTTAATGTGTTCCTTAAAATGAGCCACATCAACTATGAGTTGTCTGAGCCGGTTTATTTTGTGACCCCATATTACCCGGGCATGCGCCGCAGCTTTGTTTTTGGCCTTACCTGGCGTTTCTTCGATTAA
- the lpxK gene encoding tetraacyldisaccharide 4'-kinase: MQKYLHIPLWPFSQLYSGIMRLRNLGYDKGLMTSRSFDLPVIAVGNLTVGGTGKTPHVEYLLRLLHNYKVATLSRGYKRHSKGFILADKDTSAAKIGDEPFQYHLDFKDVAVAVCEDRVKGIDELQKQLEKLEVVVLDDAMQHRPVQPSLNILITDHNRPFYKDYVLPAGRLREPRTGARRADIVIVSKCPASISTEEQRAVQQQVEQYTSPGTPIFFSTFAYGRPVPVGSGAEVSKGVVLVTGIANAEPLKNYLIKQGYAILKHLGYPDHYRYTPEDLEELQELLHNKAFASASVLTTRKDAVKMIDAALLPLTKQLPIFFVPIEVRIMNDGDKFDQLVLQHVQSLVQA, translated from the coding sequence ATGCAGAAATATCTCCACATACCTCTCTGGCCATTTTCGCAGCTTTATAGTGGCATTATGCGGCTTCGCAACCTGGGCTATGATAAAGGTTTGATGACCTCCCGTTCCTTTGATTTGCCTGTTATAGCTGTTGGTAACCTCACGGTTGGGGGCACAGGTAAAACACCTCATGTTGAATACCTGCTTCGCCTCTTGCATAACTATAAAGTAGCAACTCTAAGCCGTGGGTATAAGCGCCACAGCAAAGGATTCATACTTGCTGATAAAGATACCTCAGCAGCCAAAATAGGGGATGAGCCCTTTCAATACCATCTTGATTTCAAAGATGTTGCCGTGGCTGTCTGTGAGGATCGCGTTAAGGGAATAGATGAGCTGCAAAAGCAATTGGAAAAACTGGAAGTTGTGGTGCTGGATGATGCTATGCAGCACAGACCTGTGCAGCCTTCCCTGAACATCCTGATCACGGATCATAACCGCCCTTTTTACAAAGATTATGTTTTGCCGGCCGGAAGGCTTCGGGAGCCACGAACAGGTGCCAGGCGTGCAGATATTGTGATTGTTAGTAAATGCCCGGCCAGCATAAGTACAGAGGAGCAAAGAGCTGTGCAGCAGCAGGTGGAACAGTATACTTCTCCTGGTACACCAATTTTCTTCTCCACTTTTGCCTATGGTAGGCCAGTGCCGGTAGGTAGTGGAGCAGAAGTAAGTAAGGGCGTTGTTCTGGTGACAGGTATTGCCAATGCAGAACCGCTTAAGAACTACCTGATAAAGCAGGGGTATGCTATTTTAAAGCATTTGGGGTATCCGGATCATTATAGGTATACCCCGGAAGACCTCGAAGAGCTACAGGAACTACTACATAATAAAGCTTTTGCCAGTGCTTCTGTACTAACCACCCGTAAAGATGCTGTAAAGATGATTGACGCCGCTCTTCTGCCTTTGACAAAGCAACTGCCAATCTTTTTTGTACCAATTGAAGTAAGAATTATGAACGACGGTGACAAGTTTGACCAACTTGTACTGCAGCACGTGCAAAGCTTGGTACAAGCTTAA
- a CDS encoding Nif3-like dinuclear metal center hexameric protein: MAKIHEVTHLLEQLAPLRYQESYDNAGLQTGDANAEVTGVLVTLDCTEAVLEEAIERGCNLVVAHHPVIFKGLKQLTGKSYVERSIIKAIQNNIAIYASHTNLDNVLNGVNTKIADKLGLQQQRILVNKPSTLMQLVTFVPVENTEEVLEALHKAGAGNIGEYSGCSFSVTGTGRFTPSEQATPTIGGANIPEQVQENRLELLFPANLQGKIMAALKQAHPYEEVAHYLYNLENQNQEVGIGIIGELKQGLTEQEFLAYLKDRMQLQGLRYTTIGGKKIKRVAVCGGAGSFLIKDALRQGADALVTGDVKYHEFFDAEGSLMIADIGHYESEVYTKEIFYDVISKNFSNFAVLISEVNTNPVRYTF, encoded by the coding sequence ATGGCAAAAATACATGAAGTAACCCATTTGCTAGAACAGCTTGCTCCTCTCCGCTACCAGGAGAGCTATGACAATGCTGGCCTGCAAACTGGTGACGCTAACGCAGAGGTAACAGGTGTGCTGGTAACCTTGGACTGCACCGAAGCAGTGCTTGAGGAAGCAATAGAGAGAGGATGCAACCTGGTAGTGGCACATCATCCTGTTATCTTCAAAGGGCTTAAACAGCTAACAGGCAAAAGTTATGTTGAGCGTAGCATCATCAAAGCAATACAGAACAACATTGCCATATACGCCAGCCACACTAACTTAGACAATGTGCTGAACGGTGTAAATACAAAAATAGCTGATAAGCTAGGCTTGCAACAGCAACGCATATTGGTTAATAAGCCTAGTACGTTAATGCAGTTGGTAACATTTGTGCCGGTTGAAAACACGGAGGAGGTATTGGAAGCGTTACACAAGGCAGGTGCAGGTAATATAGGAGAATACAGCGGCTGCAGCTTTAGCGTAACCGGCACCGGACGCTTTACTCCTTCAGAACAGGCTACCCCTACCATAGGTGGAGCCAACATACCAGAGCAGGTGCAAGAAAACAGGCTTGAGCTTTTATTCCCCGCAAACCTTCAAGGCAAAATAATGGCTGCACTAAAGCAAGCGCACCCTTACGAAGAAGTGGCACATTACCTCTACAACCTGGAAAACCAAAACCAGGAAGTAGGGATTGGCATAATTGGAGAACTGAAGCAAGGGCTGACAGAACAAGAGTTCTTAGCTTACCTGAAAGACAGAATGCAGTTGCAAGGGCTTCGTTACACAACAATTGGTGGCAAAAAAATAAAACGCGTAGCTGTTTGTGGTGGAGCCGGAAGCTTTCTTATAAAAGATGCTCTTCGGCAAGGGGCAGACGCACTGGTAACTGGAGATGTAAAGTACCACGAGTTCTTTGATGCCGAAGGTAGCCTGATGATAGCAGACATTGGACATTACGAAAGCGAGGTATACACAAAGGAGATATTTTATGACGTGATTTCAAAAAACTTTTCTAATTTTGCAGTCTTAATATCGGAAGTAAACACTAACCCCGTCAGATACACTTTTTAA